In one Fundulus heteroclitus isolate FHET01 chromosome 3, MU-UCD_Fhet_4.1, whole genome shotgun sequence genomic region, the following are encoded:
- the LOC118562243 gene encoding meiotic recombination protein REC8 homolog, producing MFYYPAVLNRRSGCFATIWLVATKGIKVPRRDILGVNVKRTCDDIMNYLLERVAPPQPGLPKPRFSLYLSSQLQYGVVLVFHRQCTILLEEIQSIVEQLLKQRSLQKIDLDDQSRQTRDLADALSLMEDTEGALDPLFGVMHLKDMVPSPTMLIQMSREYLREASPELHELTSPPASDAPDLRTDITASPDSITLKETEPAAITTAEFEGEDFDGHLPETIHILFDQDDHFPEGGLETPAEETRELERAEREEEKERAKETTESTTELQPTTVSSETPELLPQEEPAPSLEVFSPPREQLTPVSAPGLPSPPTSARGRLRSPELEEVQPEAKRRRRRRQLVFFDPETQLSEKQQHEWIEDPQTETRTPQRPLPPSHRITPAAELLANPCCFLPEEIEALWRRAATITPLSGSDLRVGEGGPESSDSEREREREMMEVAEAEEQRLKEITTEVQRGMVDSEILRISAEETLTLEASDQKEASREISPLYTSEREGSVVSSVLQDIPEAMEEMMEGPAVEYPWLLPEQEGEPVLFRSLLPPEVNRRAVSSIFQRLLEDLSSGRIRAEQNRPYGEIRILRGSNDPEMDLPS from the exons ATGTTTTACTACCCGGCTGTTTTAAACCGGCGCTCGGGATGTTTCGCTACCATCTG GCTGGTTGCCACAAAAGGCATCAAGGTTCCTCGCAGAGATATCCTGGGGGTCAATGTGAAAAGGACTTG CGACGACATCATGAACTATCTGCTGGAGAGAGTTGCTCCACCTCAACCAGGTCTGCCAAAACCACGCTTCTCCCTCTACCTCTCCTCACAGCTGCAGTACGGCGTGGTGTTGGTCTTCCACCGGCAGTGTACCATCCttctgg AAGAAATTCAGTCCATCGTGGAACAGCTGTTGAAACAAAGGAGCTTGCAGAAGATTGATTTGGACGACCAAAGCAG GCAAACTAGAGACCTGGCCGATGCCCTGTCTCTGATGGAGGACACCGAAGGAGCTCTGGATCCTTTATTTGGAGTCATGCACCTCAAAGACATGGTCCCCAGCCCCACTATGCTGATACAG ATGAGCCGAGAGTATCTGAGAGAAGCCTCCCCCGAGCTTCACGAACTGACCAGCCCACCTGCCTCTGATGCTCCAGACCTGAGAACTG ACATTACTGCGTCTCCAGACTCCATCACTCTGAAGGAGACGGAGCCCGCCGCGATCACTACTGCAGAG TTTGAGGGGGAGGACTTTGATGGTCACCTTCCAGAGACTATCCATATCCTCTTCGACCAAGATGATCACTTTCCAGAAG GAGGTCTGGAGACACCAGCGGAGGAGACGAGAGAGCTGGAGAGGGCAgaaagagaggaggagaaggagagggCTAAGGAAACGACAGAGTCCACCACTGA GCTGCAGCCCACCACGGTCTCCAGTGAGACCCCTGAGCTCCTGCCGCAGGAGGAGCCGGCTCCATCTTTGGAAGTCTTCTCGCCTCCCAGAGAGCAGCTCACCCCGGTGTCAGCGCCCGGCCTCCCCTCACCGCCCACGTCAGCGAGGGGCCGACTCAGGAGCCCAGAGCTGGAG GAGGTCCAGCCAGAGGCGAAacgaaggaggaggaggaggcagctgGTCTTCTTCGACCCAGAGACGCAGCTCTCGGAGAAGCAGCAGCACGAGTGGATTGAAGACCCTCAAACCGAGACCAGGACGCCGCAGCGTCCCCTGCCTCCCTCTCACAGGATCACACCTGCCGCCGAGCTCCTGGCCAATCCCTGCTGCT TCCTGCCTGAGGAGATTGAGGCTCTGTGGAGACGGGCGGCAACCATAACGCCGCTGTCGGGCTCGGACCTCCGGGTCGGGGAGGGGGGGCCGGAGTCCAGCGACTcggagagggaaagagagcgGGAGATGATGGAGGTGGCGGAAGCAGAGGAGCAGAGACTCAAGGAGATCACCACAGAG GTTCAGAGAGGGATGGTGGATTCTGAGATTTTGAGAATTTCAG CTGAGGAAACCCTAACTCTGGAGGCTTCGGACCAGAAGGAGGCGTCTCGGGAGATTTCCCCTCTGTACACATCCGAGAGAGAAGG GTCTGTGGTCTCCTCTGTGCTGCAGGACATCCCGGAGGCCATGGAGGAGATGATGGAGGGTCCAGCTGTCGAATATCCTTG GCTTTTGCCCGAGCAAGAAGGGGAGCCCGTGCTTTTTCGCTCCCTTTTGCCACCGGAGGTCAACCGGAGAGCCGTCAGCAGCATCTTCCAGAGGCTGCTGG aggATTTGTCCTCCGGCAGGATCCGTGCTGAGCAGAACCGGCCTTACGGAGAAATCAGGATCTTGCGCGGATCCAACGACCCAGAGATGGATCTGCCGTCGTAA
- the clk2b gene encoding dual specificity protein kinase CLK2b isoform X4 → MGTKELFSLLKRVLDCVCLCLSQRSVETEAGKERDSKNGHLIYESGDILEDRYEVLDTLGEGTFGKVVQCLDHSRGGRPIALKIIKNLEKYREAAKLEINVLEKIREKDPGNKHNCVQMLDWFSFYGHVCISFELLSLSTFDFMKSNNFLPYPTNQIRHMASQICHAVSFLHDNKLTHTDLKPENILFVNADYSLVYNAEKKCFERRVRDTTVRLVDFGSATFDHEHHSVVVSTRHYRAPEVILELGWSHPCDVWSIGCILFEYYEGFTLFQTHDNKEHLAMMERIQGPIPQRMIQWSRKRRYFHHGRLDWNECSKAGRFVKSKCKPLRGYLLSHGREHHQFFDLLERMLEYDPLRRTSLAAVMDHPFFLPPINAGRTQAWRNSWDKSK, encoded by the exons ATGGGAACCAAGGAGCTGTTTTCTCTCTTGAAGCGTGTTCTGGACTGCGTCTGTCTCTGCCTATCT CAGAGAAGCGTTGAGACTGAAGCTGGGAAGGAACGGGACTCTAAAAATGGCCACCTGATCTACGAAAGCGGGGACATCCTGGAGGACAGAT ATGAGGTCCTCGACACTCTGGGCGAGGGGACCTTTGGGAAAGTGGTGCAGTGTTTGGACCACAGCAG AGGAGGAAGACCCATAGCTCTGAAGATCATTAAGAACCTGGAGAAATACAGAGAAGCGGCCAAGCTGGAGATAAACGTGCTGGAGAAGATCCGGGAGAAAGATCCCGGGAACAAGCA CAACTGTGTGCAGATGCTCGACTGGTTTAGCTTCTACGGCCACGTGTGCATCTCCTTTGAGCTGCTGTCTCTCAGCACCTTCGACTTCATGAAGTCAAACAACTTCCTGCCTTATCCCACTAACCAGATCCGACACATGGCGAGCCAGATCTGCCACGCTGTCAGCT TTCTCCATGACAACAAGCTGACTCACACCGACCTGAAGCCTGAGAACATCCTCTTTGTCAACGCCGACTACTCGCTCGTATACAACGCTGAGAAG AAGTGTTTTGAAAGGAGGGTGAGAGACACAACAGTGCGGCTGGTGGACTTTGGCAGCGCCACCTTCGACCACGAACACCACTCCGTCGTCGTCTCCACTCGTCACTATCGGGCCCCTGAGGTCATCCTGG AGCTGGGGTGGAGCCACCCGTGTGACGTTTGGAGCATCGGCTGCATCCTGTTTGAATACTACGAAGGCTTTACGCTCTTCCAG ACCCATGACAACAAGGAACATCTGGCGATGATGGAGAGGATCCAGGGACCAATTCCTCAACGGATGATCCAGTGGAGCAG GAAGCGCAGGTACTTCCACCACGGCCGTCTGGACTGGAACGAATGCTCCAAGGCTGGACGTTTTGTGAAATCCAAATGCAAACCACTGAGG GGCTACTTGTTATCACACGGGAGAGAGCACCACCAGTTTTTTGACCTCCTGGAGAGGATGCTGGAGTACGACCCCCTGAGACGGACCTCGCTTGCTGCTGTGATGGACCACCCCTTCTTCCTGCCGCCCATCAATGCTGGGAGGACTCAGGCCTGGAGGAACAGCTGGGACAAGAGcaagtga
- the clk2b gene encoding dual specificity protein kinase CLK2b isoform X3: protein MGTKELFSLLKRVLDCVCLCLSQRSVETEAGKERDSKNGHLIYESGDILEDRLRVGRSHDPADRLYLISNCFPDEVLDTLGEGTFGKVVQCLDHSRGGRPIALKIIKNLEKYREAAKLEINVLEKIREKDPGNKHNCVQMLDWFSFYGHVCISFELLSLSTFDFMKSNNFLPYPTNQIRHMASQICHAVSFLHDNKLTHTDLKPENILFVNADYSLVYNAEKKCFERRVRDTTVRLVDFGSATFDHEHHSVVVSTRHYRAPEVILELGWSHPCDVWSIGCILFEYYEGFTLFQTHDNKEHLAMMERIQGPIPQRMIQWSRKRRYFHHGRLDWNECSKAGRFVKSKCKPLRGYLLSHGREHHQFFDLLERMLEYDPLRRTSLAAVMDHPFFLPPINAGRTQAWRNSWDKSK from the exons ATGGGAACCAAGGAGCTGTTTTCTCTCTTGAAGCGTGTTCTGGACTGCGTCTGTCTCTGCCTATCT CAGAGAAGCGTTGAGACTGAAGCTGGGAAGGAACGGGACTCTAAAAATGGCCACCTGATCTACGAAAGCGGGGACATCCTGGAGGACAGAT tgagagtgGGCCGCAGCCACGATCCAGCAGACCGGCTTTACCTGATCTCAAACTGTTTTCCAGATGAGGTCCTCGACACTCTGGGCGAGGGGACCTTTGGGAAAGTGGTGCAGTGTTTGGACCACAGCAG AGGAGGAAGACCCATAGCTCTGAAGATCATTAAGAACCTGGAGAAATACAGAGAAGCGGCCAAGCTGGAGATAAACGTGCTGGAGAAGATCCGGGAGAAAGATCCCGGGAACAAGCA CAACTGTGTGCAGATGCTCGACTGGTTTAGCTTCTACGGCCACGTGTGCATCTCCTTTGAGCTGCTGTCTCTCAGCACCTTCGACTTCATGAAGTCAAACAACTTCCTGCCTTATCCCACTAACCAGATCCGACACATGGCGAGCCAGATCTGCCACGCTGTCAGCT TTCTCCATGACAACAAGCTGACTCACACCGACCTGAAGCCTGAGAACATCCTCTTTGTCAACGCCGACTACTCGCTCGTATACAACGCTGAGAAG AAGTGTTTTGAAAGGAGGGTGAGAGACACAACAGTGCGGCTGGTGGACTTTGGCAGCGCCACCTTCGACCACGAACACCACTCCGTCGTCGTCTCCACTCGTCACTATCGGGCCCCTGAGGTCATCCTGG AGCTGGGGTGGAGCCACCCGTGTGACGTTTGGAGCATCGGCTGCATCCTGTTTGAATACTACGAAGGCTTTACGCTCTTCCAG ACCCATGACAACAAGGAACATCTGGCGATGATGGAGAGGATCCAGGGACCAATTCCTCAACGGATGATCCAGTGGAGCAG GAAGCGCAGGTACTTCCACCACGGCCGTCTGGACTGGAACGAATGCTCCAAGGCTGGACGTTTTGTGAAATCCAAATGCAAACCACTGAGG GGCTACTTGTTATCACACGGGAGAGAGCACCACCAGTTTTTTGACCTCCTGGAGAGGATGCTGGAGTACGACCCCCTGAGACGGACCTCGCTTGCTGCTGTGATGGACCACCCCTTCTTCCTGCCGCCCATCAATGCTGGGAGGACTCAGGCCTGGAGGAACAGCTGGGACAAGAGcaagtga
- the clk2b gene encoding dual specificity protein kinase CLK2b isoform X1, with translation MGTKELFSLLKRVLDCVCLCLSRSVETEAGKERDSKNGHLIYESGDILEDRLRVGRSHDPADRLYLISNCFPDEVLDTLGEGTFGKVVQCLDHSRGGRPIALKIIKNLEKYREAAKLEINVLEKIREKDPGNKHNCVQMLDWFSFYGHVCISFELLSLSTFDFMKSNNFLPYPTNQIRHMASQICHAVSFLHDNKLTHTDLKPENILFVNADYSLVYNAEKKCFERRVRDTTVRLVDFGSATFDHEHHSVVVSTRHYRAPEVILELGWSHPCDVWSIGCILFEYYEGFTLFQTHDNKEHLAMMERIQGPIPQRMIQWSRKRRYFHHGRLDWNECSKAGRFVKSKCKPLRGYLLSHGREHHQFFDLLERMLEYDPLRRTSLAAVMDHPFFLPPINAGRTQAWRNSWDKSK, from the exons ATGGGAACCAAGGAGCTGTTTTCTCTCTTGAAGCGTGTTCTGGACTGCGTCTGTCTCTGCCTATCT AGAAGCGTTGAGACTGAAGCTGGGAAGGAACGGGACTCTAAAAATGGCCACCTGATCTACGAAAGCGGGGACATCCTGGAGGACAGAT tgagagtgGGCCGCAGCCACGATCCAGCAGACCGGCTTTACCTGATCTCAAACTGTTTTCCAGATGAGGTCCTCGACACTCTGGGCGAGGGGACCTTTGGGAAAGTGGTGCAGTGTTTGGACCACAGCAG AGGAGGAAGACCCATAGCTCTGAAGATCATTAAGAACCTGGAGAAATACAGAGAAGCGGCCAAGCTGGAGATAAACGTGCTGGAGAAGATCCGGGAGAAAGATCCCGGGAACAAGCA CAACTGTGTGCAGATGCTCGACTGGTTTAGCTTCTACGGCCACGTGTGCATCTCCTTTGAGCTGCTGTCTCTCAGCACCTTCGACTTCATGAAGTCAAACAACTTCCTGCCTTATCCCACTAACCAGATCCGACACATGGCGAGCCAGATCTGCCACGCTGTCAGCT TTCTCCATGACAACAAGCTGACTCACACCGACCTGAAGCCTGAGAACATCCTCTTTGTCAACGCCGACTACTCGCTCGTATACAACGCTGAGAAG AAGTGTTTTGAAAGGAGGGTGAGAGACACAACAGTGCGGCTGGTGGACTTTGGCAGCGCCACCTTCGACCACGAACACCACTCCGTCGTCGTCTCCACTCGTCACTATCGGGCCCCTGAGGTCATCCTGG AGCTGGGGTGGAGCCACCCGTGTGACGTTTGGAGCATCGGCTGCATCCTGTTTGAATACTACGAAGGCTTTACGCTCTTCCAG ACCCATGACAACAAGGAACATCTGGCGATGATGGAGAGGATCCAGGGACCAATTCCTCAACGGATGATCCAGTGGAGCAG GAAGCGCAGGTACTTCCACCACGGCCGTCTGGACTGGAACGAATGCTCCAAGGCTGGACGTTTTGTGAAATCCAAATGCAAACCACTGAGG GGCTACTTGTTATCACACGGGAGAGAGCACCACCAGTTTTTTGACCTCCTGGAGAGGATGCTGGAGTACGACCCCCTGAGACGGACCTCGCTTGCTGCTGTGATGGACCACCCCTTCTTCCTGCCGCCCATCAATGCTGGGAGGACTCAGGCCTGGAGGAACAGCTGGGACAAGAGcaagtga
- the clk2b gene encoding dual specificity protein kinase CLK2b isoform X2: MGTKELFSLLKRVLDCVCLCLSQRSVETEAGKERDSKNGHLIYESGDILEDRLRVGRSHDPADRLYLISNCFPDEVLDTLGEGTFGKVVQCLDHSRGGRPIALKIIKNLEKYREAAKLEINVLEKIREKDPGNKHNCVQMLDWFSFYGHVCISFELLSLSTFDFMKSNNFLPYPTNQIRHMASQICHAVSFLHDNKLTHTDLKPENILFVNADYSLVYNAEKKCFERRVRDTTVRLVDFGSATFDHEHHSVVVSTRHYRAPEVILELGWSHPCDVWSIGCILFEYYEGFTLFQTHDNKEHLAMMERIQGPIPQRMIQWSRKRRYFHHGRLDWNECSKAGRFVKSKCKPLRVSVGRR; encoded by the exons ATGGGAACCAAGGAGCTGTTTTCTCTCTTGAAGCGTGTTCTGGACTGCGTCTGTCTCTGCCTATCT CAGAGAAGCGTTGAGACTGAAGCTGGGAAGGAACGGGACTCTAAAAATGGCCACCTGATCTACGAAAGCGGGGACATCCTGGAGGACAGAT tgagagtgGGCCGCAGCCACGATCCAGCAGACCGGCTTTACCTGATCTCAAACTGTTTTCCAGATGAGGTCCTCGACACTCTGGGCGAGGGGACCTTTGGGAAAGTGGTGCAGTGTTTGGACCACAGCAG AGGAGGAAGACCCATAGCTCTGAAGATCATTAAGAACCTGGAGAAATACAGAGAAGCGGCCAAGCTGGAGATAAACGTGCTGGAGAAGATCCGGGAGAAAGATCCCGGGAACAAGCA CAACTGTGTGCAGATGCTCGACTGGTTTAGCTTCTACGGCCACGTGTGCATCTCCTTTGAGCTGCTGTCTCTCAGCACCTTCGACTTCATGAAGTCAAACAACTTCCTGCCTTATCCCACTAACCAGATCCGACACATGGCGAGCCAGATCTGCCACGCTGTCAGCT TTCTCCATGACAACAAGCTGACTCACACCGACCTGAAGCCTGAGAACATCCTCTTTGTCAACGCCGACTACTCGCTCGTATACAACGCTGAGAAG AAGTGTTTTGAAAGGAGGGTGAGAGACACAACAGTGCGGCTGGTGGACTTTGGCAGCGCCACCTTCGACCACGAACACCACTCCGTCGTCGTCTCCACTCGTCACTATCGGGCCCCTGAGGTCATCCTGG AGCTGGGGTGGAGCCACCCGTGTGACGTTTGGAGCATCGGCTGCATCCTGTTTGAATACTACGAAGGCTTTACGCTCTTCCAG ACCCATGACAACAAGGAACATCTGGCGATGATGGAGAGGATCCAGGGACCAATTCCTCAACGGATGATCCAGTGGAGCAG GAAGCGCAGGTACTTCCACCACGGCCGTCTGGACTGGAACGAATGCTCCAAGGCTGGACGTTTTGTGAAATCCAAATGCAAACCACTGAGGGTGAGCGTGGGGCGGCGCTAG